CCTCAGCTCAATGTGCAGAGAGCACAGCAATCCAGGAGAAACCTCATTTGGACCTCCTGTATCCACAGTCCCATTCTCTGTCATCCTCAAAGCTCATGATCCTAGGTGAGGATGAGGGATGTGGAGTGCACCAGCTTCTGCTTCACCACCACACGTTAGTACAGTGACCACAAAACTGCTGATGCAGTACCGATCCGTCTCTCAATCTCCTGTTCTTCCATCACGCATGAAAAAGACCTCAAGATAGCTCCTCTGCTAGAGACAGACAGTCTGCTCTCacctgaagaaaacatttttcggGAAGGACTATACCCTCAGACTTAAAGGTGCTGCTTTTCACATCAGCTGCTTCACTCTCAGAAGCAAATGGCTTGTATGACAGCGGACATTACATTAGGATGAGACCGAGAGGATACTGGCAGACACACCACCCCAAGCTGCCTCCCATCCAGACACGCCCGAGAACCTCAACTGCATCTtcatatcctgtccatgaaaatcacaaacaggGTGGAGACAGAACACAACTTTGATTGAACAGATTCAGCTTAACACTGAATACGGACACAATTCATCCTGGACTCAGACAGGGACCTGATGGCACACATCAGTGGTCCTGGATCCCAATATTCCTGCAGTACTTCCTGTAGCACATGCTGAGGGAACACGGTCAGATGGTTTTTCCAAGTCCATAAAGCACAGGTAGGCTGAATTAGTGTATTCCCATGCTCCCTGAAATAGCTGTGGCAAGGATAAGCAGCATGGCAATACATTAATGTGGTGTACAGGTATTGGTCCCTAtatttaagaaaggggactggtgGATGTGCTCCAACAACAACGGATCATACTCGTCATTCTCCCTGGTGAAGAGCATGTACTGGACAGGAATCGCCGTCTGGCAGCTGAGACTCACAGATTCAAAGAAACAATGCATCTTTTGTCCTGGTCGTGGAACAGGGGGCACGCTCTTCTCCTTGGCACATATAAGCAAGTGTACTACTTATTTTCACAActtgaaatatcacattttctgaactagaaaatgtaatcattttgtTACAACTAtactaaaaatgaaatttaacagAATATATTATTTCAGGCGGCACAATTGTTTGAAGACAATAAAATGAAGGACAATAATAGAAACAACCTCAATACTGTATAATCTTCATATTTTGAACTGCACTACCAACTGTGGTTCACTCCTCATTGAGTTCAGCTGTTCTTGAATAgccttttaaatatttcaaaatataaaaattaatagcTAGCGCTAGAAAACACTGACATTCCCAAGATCATTGAACATTTGCTGGGAAAattaagtgattttaaaaaaaaaaaaaaaaaaaagaaaagaaagcatgAACATTAATAGTGTTGCAAAAAATTTTCATAATCAAATGAAAGACTGGAAGTCGTTTACTCGGCACATTGTCTCTAAGAGCAGCCTTAGaaagtagaaataaaaatgggtTAATTGATAAACTACAGGAACATGGTAAAGGCAGGAGGAAAAGAAGACACCACCTACAGTAAACTGCTCTTCTTTGCCCTTCTCCCTCTTTGAGTTTTCTCTCGATCCAAATTTCCATGCCTGCCACCTCTTCCTGAAGCCGCCATCTTGTCTGTGACACATTTCCTGTTGGCAAGCTTCTTAGCAGCTTTCCCCGTCTCACCTGCACGTCGTTCAGCAACACTTCCCGAGACACTGTTCTCATTCTTATTTTGGCTGCACACGTAGGAGGCTCCCTCTTCTTCTGGAACTGCACTGGTGCTCTGGCTGCTGGCCTGAAGCTTGGCACCACGTTTCGACTGGCTTTTCCCCATATCGTGCTTCACCAACACCTCTGCTGCTTTCTCCTGGACCTGGGAGCACAGAGACTCATCCTCCATGTTGGTGCTTTTGCGACAGAAGCGTTTTGTAGGGGGCAAACTTGTCTCACCTTGTTCAGTCTCACTCTCGAACTTCTTTGCTGATGGAAGCTGTTTGTCCTTCATTTTGGTGGAACCTGGAGGCCTTCCTCTTTTAAGGGGCAAGCCATCTACAGATGAAACCCTGGGAGATTTTACAGTGGAGGACAGTTCCTTCTTGCGCAAGTGAGCACCTTGCCTTGACTCTGCTTTCCGTGGGCGGCCTCTCCCTCTAGGCTTAGGCGGCGCTGCTACCTCCACACGTG
This genomic interval from Scleropages formosus chromosome 23, fSclFor1.1, whole genome shotgun sequence contains the following:
- the LOC108942475 gene encoding uncharacterized protein LOC108942475 isoform X1, with the translated sequence MEDSIKSEEKHVITAGVVEESVGALQNGSPQPVKRGRGRPLGSVSKRPKPVKVPGKRGRPRKPVDPSAQVNATPKKRGRPFKVIKRRGRPRKVPLTPEEEEERKKLKDKPKRPRVWKPLGRPRIYPRVEVAAPPKPRGRGRPRKAESRQGAHLRKKELSSTVKSPRVSSVDGLPLKRGRPPGSTKMKDKQLPSAKKFESETEQGETSLPPTKRFCRKSTNMEDESLCSQVQEKAAEVLVKHDMGKSQSKRGAKLQASSQSTSAVPEEEGASYVCSQNKNENSVSGSVAERRAGETGKAAKKLANRKCVTDKMAASGRGGRHGNLDREKTQRGRRAKKSSLL
- the LOC108942475 gene encoding uncharacterized protein LOC108942475 isoform X2, yielding MEDSIKSEEKHVITAGVVEESVGALQNGSPQPVKRGRGRPLGSVSKRPKPVKVPGKRGRPRKPVDPSAQVNATPKKRGRPFKVIKRRGRPRKVPLTPEEEEERKKLKDKPKRPRVWKPLGRPRIYPRVEVAAPPKPRGRGRPRKAESRQGAHLRKKELSSTVKSPRVSSVDGLPLKRGRPPGSTKMKDKQLPSAKKFESETEQGPGESSRGVGEARYGEKPVETWCQASGQQPEHQCSSRRRGSLLRVQPK